A stretch of DNA from Noviherbaspirillum sedimenti:
ATGCCAGCTTCTGGAGCGGCATCCGGCCGATGCTGCCGGACGGTCCGCCGGTGCTGGGCGCAACGCCGGTGAGGAACCTGTATGTGAATATCGGCCACGGCTCGGCCGGCTGGGCCATGGCCGCCGGCTGCGGCATGGTGCTGGCCGATATCGTTTCCGGGCGCACCCCGGACATCGACATGGAAGGACTGACACTGGCGCGTTACGCCCGCATGCCATAATAGCCAGACCAATCCCCCTCATTCCTTTGCGGGCGCCATGAACGAGCTCTACACCGTCGCGGAAATCCGCCAGATCGAACAGGCCGCGCTGGCAGGGCTGCCGGCCGGCACTTTGATGCAGCGCGCCGGGGCGGCGGCCATGCAAATGGCGCTGGCAATGCTCGACAATGCCAGCATTGCCAGCGCCCCCCGCGTGCTGGTACTGGCCGGTCCCGGCAACAATGGCGGCGATGCGCTCGACGTCGCCGCCCGGCTGGCGCAAGCCGGCATCGAAGTCACTGTCGCACTGTACGCCGTCGCCGAGCGCCAGCCACAGGATGCACGCGCTGCGCTCGGCCGCGCACAGGCCGGCGCCGCGACTTTACTGGCACCAGGCGATCCCGGCGACAGCGCCGCGCCATCCGCCGCTGGCTCAATTTACCAGCGGCACTGGGACCTGGTGATTGACGGCCTGTTCGGCATCGGCCTCGCACGCCCCCTGGCCGGCGCCATGCGTGCCATGGTCGAATTCATCAATACCCTTCCCTGCCAGGTCCTGGCGCTCGACATCCCCAGCGGCCTGGATGCGGATACCGGCGACATCGTCGGTCCCGGCGGCATTGCCGTGCGCGCGCACCGCACCATTACCTTCATCGCCGACAAGCCGGGCCTGCATACCTGCCATGGCCGCGACCATGCAGGCCAGGTCAGCATCGCAACGCTCGATATCGATCCGGCGCTGTTGCCGCCAGCACAGGCCTTCCTGAACGGACCGATCCTGTTTGCCGATGCGCTGCGCCCGCGCCCACAAAATTCGCACAAGGGCAGCTTCGGCGATGTCGCCGTGCTGGGCGGCGCCCATGGCATGCAGGGCGCGCCGATCCTGGCCGCACGCGCCGCCCTGCACTGCGGCGCCGGCCGCGTGTTTGCCTGCTTCGTCGACGAGGCGCCGGGATATGACCCCGCGCAGCCGGAGCTGATGTGCCGGCACGCCGGCGACTTCGATTTTTCGAAAACCACCGTGGTGGCCGGGCCCGGCAGCGGCGGCGCATCACGCGCCAACGAATTGCTGGCGCGCGTGCTGGATCTGCCCGTGCCACTGGTGCTGGATGCGGACGCACTCAACCTGGTCGCCGCCGACCGCGCCTTGCAGCAACGGTTGGCAGCGCGCACGGGCGCCACCATCCTGACGCCGCATCCGCTGGAAGCGGCGCGCCTGCTGGCGGTATCGGCCGGCGTGATACAGGCCGACAGGCTGGCAGCGGCACGCCAGCTGGCAGCGCGCTTTCAGGCGATCGTGATATTGAAGGGTTCCGGCAGCGTGATTGCCCGCCCCGATGGCAGCGTGGCGATCAACCCGAGCGGCAATCCGGCGCTGGCCACCGCCGGTACCGGCGACGTCCTCGCCGGCGTGTGCGGCGCCCTGCTCGCCCAGCATTTGCCGCCCTGGCAGGCGGCGCTGTCGGCGGCATGGCTGCATGGGCATGCCGCCGACAGGCTGGTCGAAGCAGGCGTCGGTCCGGTCGGACTGAGCGCCAGCGAACTGATTCCCGCCATCCGCACCGCACTGAACGCACTTAACGCACTCTGCACACTCGGCGCACTCGGCGCACTCGGCGCCCAGATTACCGTCAACGCGCACTAGCGTGCCGCACGCAGACGGTCCGCCATCAGGCCCGCTTTCGGTTAGACCAGCCGGCCCGCCGCAATCGTGATGGTGCTCGCGCAGCGCGCGGCAATCGAAGCGTCATGCGTGACCAGCACCAGGGTCGAACCGCGCTCCTGGTTCAACTCGAACATCAGGCGGATCACCGCTTCGCCAGTGACGGCATCAAGGCTGCCGGTGGGCTCGTCGGCCAGCAGCAACGGCGGCTCGGTGACGAATGCGCGCGCCAGCGCCACCCGCTGCTGCTCGCCGCCGGACAGGTATTTCGGAAAATGCCTGAGGCGACTGGCCAGACCGACACGCTCCAGCATCGCCTGCGCCTTGGGCCGCGCCTCGCGGTCGCCGCGCAACTCCAGCGGCAGCATGACGTTTTCCAGCGCGTTCATGTGCGCCACCAGCTGGAAAGACTGGAACACGAAGCCCAGCTTTTCCTTGCGTATCTGTGCGCGGCCATCCTCATCCAGCGCGTAGATGTCGATGCCATCGATTTTCACGCTGCCCGAGCTTGGCGTGTCCAGGCCCGCCAGCAAGCCCAGCAGGGTCGACTTGCCGGAGCCGGAGGCGCCGATGATGGCCAGCGTGGCGCCGGCTTGCACGGTAAAATGGATATCGTTAAGGATGGTAAGTTCACCGGTCGCATCAGCCACGCGCTTGCTTAGATGCGTTACTTCGATGGCGGCCTGCAAATTGGAAGGTTCAGTCATGCGCTTTGATAGTTGGTCGAAGGCGCCGCAGTCGCTCAATGCGCTGCGCGTCCTGCTGCTGTTGGCATTTGCGCTCTTTGCGTCGAGCGCCTATTCTGCATCAAAAACCGTGCTTGTGCTCGGCGACAGTTTGTCGGCGGAATACGGCATCGCCCGCGGCACAGGTTGGGTAAATCTTTTGCAGGAACGGCTGCGCGCCGAAAAATTCAACGTCAGCGTCGTCAATGCCAGCATCAGTGGCGAAACCACCAGCGGCGGCGCGGCACGCCTGCCGGCCCTGCTGAAAAAACACCAACCCGCTTTTCTCATCATCGAACTGGGCGGCAACGACGGCTTGCGCGGCCTGTCGCTGGAGGCGACCGAAGCCAACCTGCGCGCGATGATCAAGGCAGGCCAGCTTGCCAAGGCAAAAGTGCTGTTGCTCGGCATGCGCCTGCCGCCCAACTACGGCGCCACCTACACGGAAAATTTTCATGCGCTATACGGCAAACTGGCGCGCGAAAACAAGACCGCACTGGTGCCGTTTTTCCTGGAAGGCATCGCCACCCGCGAAGATCTTTTCCAATCCGACCGTATCCATCCGAGCGCCGCGGCCCACACCATCCTGCTGGACAATGTCTGGCCGACCCTGAAGCCGCTCCTGCTGAAAAAGTAAGTCCATGAAATACCCTGCCCTGCTGCCGTTCGCCGAAATCCTGCCGCTGCTCGATCAGTTCGACACCATCATCGACGCCCGCAGCGAAGCCGAATTCGCCGAAGACCGCCTGCCGGGTGCCATCAATTGTCCGGTGCTGAACAACGAACAGCGCATCCGCGTCGGCACCCTTTACAAGCAAGTTGGCGCCTTCGAAGCCAAGAAGCTGGGCGCCGCGCTGGTGGCTCGCAATATCGCAACCCATATCGATACCCTGTTCGCCGACAAGCCGCGCGACTGGAAACCGCTGGTGTATTGCTGGCGCGGCGGCAACCGCAGCGGCTCGATGGCGCACATCCTGGCGAAAATCGGCTGGCCGGTGGTGCAACTCGACGGCGGCTACAAGGAATACCGCCGCCACGTCAATGCGGCGCTGGCCGAGCTGCCGGCGCGCTTTTCCTTCCGTGTGATTGCCGGCCCCACCGGCAGCGGCAAGAGCGCGCTGTTACGCACCCTCGCGGCTGAAGGCGCGCAAGTGCTCGATCTCGAACAACTGGCATCGCACCGCGGCTCGCTGCTGGGCGACATTCCCGACGCTCCGCAGCCATCCCAAAAGGCGTTCGAAAGCGGTATCTGGCAGGCATTGCGCCGCTTCGACCCGGCGCAGCCCGTGTTCGTCGAATCCGAGAGCAAGAAAGTGGGCAAGCTGCGCGTGCCCGATACCTTGATGGAGAAGATGCGCGCCTCGCCATGCATAGCGCTGTCGCTGTCGATTGCCGATCGCGTGGCGCTGCTGATGCGGGAATATGCCCATTTCGTCGCCGATCCGGCGGCGCTGAACCGCCAGCTCGATTGCCTGGTGCCGCTGCATGGCCGGGAAAAGATCGCACGCTGGCAGGCCATGGCGGCAGCCGGAGAAATGGCGCCAATGGTGGAAGAACTGCTGGTGCAGCACTATGACCCGGCCTATCTGCGCTCGATCGACAGGAATTTCACGCGCTTCGCGCAGGCGCGCCAGGTGTCGCTAGCCGACATTTCGGCACAGAGCTTCGTTGCGGCTGCC
This window harbors:
- a CDS encoding NAD(P)H-hydrate dehydratase; this encodes MNELYTVAEIRQIEQAALAGLPAGTLMQRAGAAAMQMALAMLDNASIASAPRVLVLAGPGNNGGDALDVAARLAQAGIEVTVALYAVAERQPQDARAALGRAQAGAATLLAPGDPGDSAAPSAAGSIYQRHWDLVIDGLFGIGLARPLAGAMRAMVEFINTLPCQVLALDIPSGLDADTGDIVGPGGIAVRAHRTITFIADKPGLHTCHGRDHAGQVSIATLDIDPALLPPAQAFLNGPILFADALRPRPQNSHKGSFGDVAVLGGAHGMQGAPILAARAALHCGAGRVFACFVDEAPGYDPAQPELMCRHAGDFDFSKTTVVAGPGSGGASRANELLARVLDLPVPLVLDADALNLVAADRALQQRLAARTGATILTPHPLEAARLLAVSAGVIQADRLAAARQLAARFQAIVILKGSGSVIARPDGSVAINPSGNPALATAGTGDVLAGVCGALLAQHLPPWQAALSAAWLHGHAADRLVEAGVGPVGLSASELIPAIRTALNALNALCTLGALGALGAQITVNAH
- a CDS encoding ABC transporter ATP-binding protein, encoding MTEPSNLQAAIEVTHLSKRVADATGELTILNDIHFTVQAGATLAIIGASGSGKSTLLGLLAGLDTPSSGSVKIDGIDIYALDEDGRAQIRKEKLGFVFQSFQLVAHMNALENVMLPLELRGDREARPKAQAMLERVGLASRLRHFPKYLSGGEQQRVALARAFVTEPPLLLADEPTGSLDAVTGEAVIRLMFELNQERGSTLVLVTHDASIAARCASTITIAAGRLV
- a CDS encoding arylesterase; the encoded protein is MRFDSWSKAPQSLNALRVLLLLAFALFASSAYSASKTVLVLGDSLSAEYGIARGTGWVNLLQERLRAEKFNVSVVNASISGETTSGGAARLPALLKKHQPAFLIIELGGNDGLRGLSLEATEANLRAMIKAGQLAKAKVLLLGMRLPPNYGATYTENFHALYGKLARENKTALVPFFLEGIATREDLFQSDRIHPSAAAHTILLDNVWPTLKPLLLKK
- the mnmH gene encoding tRNA 2-selenouridine(34) synthase MnmH yields the protein MKYPALLPFAEILPLLDQFDTIIDARSEAEFAEDRLPGAINCPVLNNEQRIRVGTLYKQVGAFEAKKLGAALVARNIATHIDTLFADKPRDWKPLVYCWRGGNRSGSMAHILAKIGWPVVQLDGGYKEYRRHVNAALAELPARFSFRVIAGPTGSGKSALLRTLAAEGAQVLDLEQLASHRGSLLGDIPDAPQPSQKAFESGIWQALRRFDPAQPVFVESESKKVGKLRVPDTLMEKMRASPCIALSLSIADRVALLMREYAHFVADPAALNRQLDCLVPLHGREKIARWQAMAAAGEMAPMVEELLVQHYDPAYLRSIDRNFTRFAQARQVSLADISAQSFVAAARDLLASS